gctttttgaCAAAATAAATTCAAACTTTTTTTATTTTTGCGTGATAATACGTGTTTTTTTCTTCCACGAGCGGCCGTGTGTCTCCCCCGTCAGGCTGTCCTCGGCAGGAACTCGGGACCTCCTCCTGACAGAGCCAAGGCCCTCCGAGGTCCAAGTCGCTGTGCGGCGTGCACAGTAATCTCCCCGGCCTACTCTCTCTTCACGTCAATGCTCCTGTGCTCCGACCCTCCCCGACCCCTCCCAGCAAGCAGCAGAGTCTCTCGGGTTCGAGCTCCAccgggccgccggcggcggcgtccatgtTCGTTGGGCGGTAATGCAACGGGGCAACGCACGTCCATGTTTGTTCCTATCCAAATATTACACGGTCGCATAATTCTTCCCTAACTTGCAGATGCTATCCAGGCCACATTATCCTTCCCTGACATGCAGATGCTATCTAAGCATTTGTGTTCTAACAGAAATAAATAACTTTTTTCATTAAATCAATAAGAGCAGCACAAAGTCTAGGTCCCTATCTCGGTGGCAGACGGAAGGAGGAGAAGGATTGATATGTATGAaaatattaatattgaactcttaaagttaatgtggccccgttgcaacgcacgggcgttctNNNNNNNNNNNNNNNNNNNNNNNNNNNNNNNNNNNNNNNNNNNNNNNNNNNNNNNNNNNNNNNNNNNNNNNNNNNNNNNNNNNNNNNNNNNNNNNNNNNNNNNNNNNNNNNNNNNNNNNNNNNNNNNNNNNNNNNNNNNNNNNNNNNNNNNNNNNNNNNNNNNNNNNNNNNNNNNNNNNNNNNNNNNNNNNNNNNNNNNNNNNNNNNNNNNNNNNNNNNNNNNNNNNNNNNNNNNNNNNNNNNNNNNNNNNNNNNNNNNNNNNNNNNNNNNNNNNNNNNNNNNNNNNNNNNNNNNNNNNNNNNNNNNNNNNNNNNNNNNNNNNNNNNNNNNNNNNNNNNNNNATATATAGTGAACCTAGCTATCAGCAATTCTACTCGGTTTGCTAATACTGGTCCTACTAGGATATATGCACGTAACCTACTCGtacatggattcctattcctacttgACCACGTGCACGTTCCGCGCACTAAATCGTGTTTAAGTCTAACAATCGAGACCCAACCCAATCGATCGCTAACAAGTTCGGTGCGCCGCGCCGGCCCTAGCTAGCGAAGATCAATGGAGGCGCTGCCGGACGACATCGTTGTGGAGATCCTGGTGCGCGTGACGGGCGTTGCCGCCCTCTTCCGCTGCGCCGCGACGTGCAATCGGTGGCGCCGCCTCATCGCCGACACCTCTTTCCTCTTCCGCCTCTGGCCAGAGGGCGTGCCCCACTCGTCCTTCCTCCTCGGCTTCCTCGTCACACAACTGTCCCGTGAAGAACGACCAGCCAGAATCATCTCTGCGCCCGCGCCGTCGTTCGCCCTGGCGCCATGGTCGCCCCTCGGAGACCGCTACCGCTTCCTCGGGCATTACATCCACGGCCTCCTCAAGGATGGTCGCTTGCACACGGTGCCGCTCACCGCGCGTCGCGGCCTTCTTCTCAATCACATCGTCGAACTCGTCTACCCCAACAATATGACGACCGAGGGAAGCTTCAGTCTGGCATTGTGCGATCCGCTCGCGGGCGTAGGTCGCGAGCTCCCCCCGCTGAAGTACAATGGAAAATTCACGATGGTAGGGTATACCATCCTAACCGATCTGGATTGCTGCTCCGACAAACGGCGATGGCCAATCTACGAGGTCTCCTTCAAAGTGCTAATCATCAGTGCCGACGAAGGTCAGCCAGGGTACAATCTCCATGTGTTCATGCCCGCTGAGTGGAGCTGGAGCACGCCTAGACAGTTCTTTGGCACTCTGGAGCACGGCGTGCATGTGGCGCCCCAGCAGGCCAACGCCGTCGTGTGCCAAGGCGCGGCACACTGGCTTTTCAGGCGGACGTCAAGCTTTTACACGCTCAGTGTGTGCGCTAAGACTGCCCACATGTCCTTAACAAGGCTCCCAATCACGCCGTACCAAATCGACCTCAACTTGTATAGTGAACCAATGCTTAGTGTCACCAATGACGGGATGCTATCGTTACTTCGTTTGTATAGGAAATTCACCATGCTGGAGATCTGGACATGTCAAGGTGACTATAAAAGTGAGGATGACAACGTGGACCGCTGGTACCGCACAAAGATGATCAAGCTAAAACGACCCACGCAGATTAAGATCGACCTTGTGCGATGCGTGTGTATCGGAGAGATGAGTGGCAAACTGCTGGTCAATGACAATCAAGGTTGTGTGTACATTGCAGACCTCCAAACTGGTGCAATGGAGACGGTCACCGAGTGGTTTCGCAGCAGTGTCCAGAGTGCTATACCCTTTGAGATGGATTGGCCTGCCTACTTCATGTCTCAGTTGGCTGGTGGCAGGATCAAGCGGACTAAATTGGGAGGAGCTATACAGAAAATTGCGAAATCTTTCTGGGGACTAGTAGTTGTGTCAGTAATCTTTGGACTAATTGCTATGAGGTGGGCTTGGGCCTAGTAGGAGCTACAAGAATCTTAGGTTTTTGTGTGGCAGACTTGGTGAACACCTAAGTTAATATATTACGTACGGGTGCATTGGCTACAAACTTTTCCATTGACTTTTTTCATCAGATCAACAGCACGGAGTTGACATATTCAGATCAATTGCCTCTGCATTCTGTGTTCTGTTTTGATATGTGTTTATCAGGACTGCTTGGTGTGCTTGCTGAACCATTGATGTTCTATATTAAACAAATCGTAATGATGTTTTAAATGGGTGTTTAAGCTATGTGCATTTCCAGTTCTCCATTATCTAAGAAGTAAAGTTTCAGTTCTTTAAGATTAAGTATACAGTTAATTGTGATTATAACTGATAGTTCAACTGAACCTGCATGCTATATAACACTATATCCTGCATGCTGCTTAATTTGTTCACTATTTCATGGCTAAAGTAGAGATCAAGATAAAACTTGTAATGTACTTGACTATGAGAAAAGCATAGCTGAGTAAGCATTTGCAAGGTCcatcaaatttgaaatatgaaaaAAGACTCGATAGCCGCCAATCCATGGATGAATTATTCGGTAATTAAAAAAATTACCTCCAGAAGAAAAATTACCCTTCCCAAAGGATGGATGCATCTCTGGGGTCGCCATGCATCAATTTACCAGCAAATACTCCACACACTTAAACCCAAGCGGATGGCCAACTTGAAATATACTACGTAGAGCTAACTACAATATTGCAAGGGACGCGGCTTGAGAGTTTCATAAGAAGAAAAAAAACTTAATTTTTCTAATCAGTCAATCAAAAGCTATTGGTTGTTGCAGGGGTCAGTCAGCTAGTTGGCTTGGATCTGTTTCAACTTAATTATAGACAACTGAAGCACATGACCAGCAATCCAAGCATCACAAAATTTTCATTTAGAACACATTAGTAATATtataactttattttcttattagcaTGTAAAACATGCAAGAACTTGAAATGACATGTGTTGTTGAACAAAGGGAGTACTTAATACAAGTGACATTTAGAAATACACAATACAAACATTGGTCATAATTTGATCACATTTTTTTCCATGATAGATACCACATAGTTATATCTGCAGTGTATCAATAACCATCGTTCCCTGAGAGAAATGTTCATACAGCCCGGCAATGTAGTCCTTGACCTTCACTTTCATGTACAGTGCTGGTCTCTTCTTATCGATCAGCTGAGCCCATGGCTCGATTTCTCTCTCATGGTCAACAGAATAGTCTACAGCTACTGATAGCCTCTCTTTCTTTGCATTTGTCACAACCTATGCACAGGGCTCTTGAAGAACCCATTGCTCATTATCTATTAAACAAAACATTTAACTCGATTAGTCCATGACCTTAGAAACTCTTGACAAAATGGTTTTTCAATCCGTAAACCCTGGCATTTAATTTTGATTGCTTTGTTCCATTATGGATATGCTAGCAAAGACTATAAATTTGTTATACCATGGAAGTATTTTTCATGGAAAACATAAACGGTTTCGTTCTGACCTGACCATACAAAATAGTACTTCTAGTTTATTAAAAAACGCACCTCAGTCTGATCTCCTATAATGACCAGCAGTGTGTGAGGTATGATCGGTACATCCCACCACACCCCATCTCTTAGACCTTGCAAGCCACCGACGCTGTCATCGACCATGAGAGGAGAACGGTTCCATCGCAGTGAGGCTTGAGACCAAATACAAGCTCTGGCCTTGGACACTCTGGGTAGTAGCTGCATCTCACGTTAGTTTCAGCCTTCTCCCCGAGCTGGTCCACAAAGTAGTCGTCATCGTCAAACTGCAGTAGCTTCGCCATTGCCCGGAGCAGATCGTCCTTCACTCCCCCACATTTTTTGTGAAGTTGTGCAGAATATCCCTGCAAAGAAAACAATATATGAGCTTATGATACATAAACCCCAAGCCTGGAAATGTGGAAAGTGATATCTCTGATCAATAGGTGACTTGAAGTTTTCAGGATGTGTTGGCCAGAGGGCGATGCGTCGCTCGTCCTCGGGCTCCACCTTGAGGTAGAGGCAGTCAGGCCAGTCTAGGATCTGGTCCGGCGACCTCACCCGGTCGTTCCCGTACCCCTCAAACTGGAATTGCTCACCGCCGATTAGGTTGGTGTACCTTTTCTTGTCTTCGAGTGGCCGCTTGAAAAACTCCCTCGAAGCAATCATCGTGCCATCCATCATGGTGGTCTCTACACCATGGTTACTGAGCTGCATGCAGGTACATATATATAAGCAAGATGAATATGAACGTTTGATCTTGTACTAAAATTGTGGAGTACtactaagtgttggaaatatgagtaatttaccaaatgattttattaacagaaatattagataaagcatgactaatatagccgtgataaagcaagtcatgcaacctGACGGAGAAAAAGTAAATAGCatttgcatatatgaacttgaactgaACACATCTAGGACAGACACTAGATCATGTTGCATATATGGAGTAGAACCTAACACATGTAGGGCAAGTACTAGTACGAAAAACTGTGGCAGGACATCTgacagaaagaagaagaacacatacgggacaacagaagcagaagcactggacttggggtcgacatcctctccagccatgtcgtTGCTGAGGTAGTCGacatcggggaagaagtcgtcgtcggggaagtagtcgtcggagtccgtgatgaagaagccagtagtcgcacagagcgctccccaaaaaccttatcacccttctcacgtacaggactcaaaaggtgcggtctcggaggcctactgtcccgacgtgcggtacacgccgcaagccgggatgaggaagatagcagcagctcagagatggaaccgatggcgagggaaggagtagttctggtgcgtctctctgggaggagcgacctcccttttataggcgcaagagaaggaggcgagagggcagcgacgggaggcgaaacgaagagacggaggcgaagcgaacagccagcagccgaagggctgcaccattcgcattcgaactccacttttgaaaaaaaattatcttccgtgtgacctttcgtatacccgtagtgcgtggcaaaaatttagatatcggctcggctcattcccgcaacccgcggcgcggcgcggctcgtcgtgacgaggcgaggcgaggcgtggcgtggcgaggcgggcggcgaaggaggagcgcgcgtggatatccctcttgttctcatgctcgtactgaaggaaatatgccctagaggcaataataaagttattatttatttccttatatcatgataaatgtttattattca
This portion of the Triticum dicoccoides isolate Atlit2015 ecotype Zavitan chromosome 7A, WEW_v2.0, whole genome shotgun sequence genome encodes:
- the LOC119332915 gene encoding uncharacterized protein LOC119332915, with the translated sequence MEALPDDIVVEILVRVTGVAALFRCAATCNRWRRLIADTSFLFRLWPEGVPHSSFLLGFLVTQLSREERPARIISAPAPSFALAPWSPLGDRYRFLGHYIHGLLKDGRLHTVPLTARRGLLLNHIVELVYPNNMTTEGSFSLALCDPLAGVGRELPPLKYNGKFTMVGYTILTDLDCCSDKRRWPIYEVSFKVLIISADEGQPGYNLHVFMPAEWSWSTPRQFFGTLEHGVHVAPQQANAVVCQGAAHWLFRRTSSFYTLSVCAKTAHMSLTRLPITPYQIDLNLYSEPMLSVTNDGMLSLLRLYRKFTMLEIWTCQGDYKSEDDNVDRWYRTKMIKLKRPTQIKIDLVRCVCIGEMSGKLLVNDNQGCVYIADLQTGAMETVTEWFRSSVQSAIPFEMDWPAYFMSQLAGGRIKRTKLGGAIQKIAKSFWGLVVVSVIFGLIAMRWAWA